The genomic interval TGCAGCGTGACGACGACCTTGCCCGGCTTCCGGTCGATCACGATGTCGGCGATCGCCGCGTGGCCAAGGCGCGCCTTGAGATACTTGCGCAGCAGCTCGTCCTCACGGAGGAGCGCCGGCAGCTCGCGGCCCGCGTAGTAGCGCGACTTCCAGTCCTTCGAGATTCCGAGGCGGAATCCAACCGGATGCGTCTTCTGTCCCATTACCGACTCTCCCGCTCGGCCACGATGATCTCGATGTGGCTCGTGCGCTTCTGGATTGGAGTGGCGCGCCCCATCGCCGCGGGCGTGAACCGCTTGAGCTTCTGGCCTTCGTTCACGATCGCGTGCTTGATGTACAGATCGTCGACGTCGATCGTCGTGTTGCCTTCACGCGCCGCGTGCTCGGCGTTGGCGACGGCCGAGCGCAGCGTCTTCTCGATTTGCTTGGCCGCGTGCTTTTTTGA from Gemmatimonadaceae bacterium carries:
- the rplV gene encoding 50S ribosomal protein L22 gives rise to the protein MAAEARATQRSARQSPYKMRLVIDEIRGKSVNDALAYLQFSKKHAAKQIEKTLRSAVANAEHAAREGNTTIDVDDLYIKHAIVNEGQKLKRFTPAAMGRATPIQKRTSHIEIIVAERESR